A DNA window from Chitinibacter fontanus contains the following coding sequences:
- a CDS encoding cytochrome d ubiquinol oxidase subunit II: MDLAYWLPVIFAALMVISMFAYVILDGYDLGVGILLEFESKTQEKDKMIAAIGPFWDANETWLVLGVGLLLVAFPMAHGVILTALYLPVALMLLGLILRGVAFDFRVKAQAHHQPLWNRLFFVGSLLATVSQGVMLGRYLTGFDPGWGAWGFALLVGVSLVAAYALIGASWLIMKSTGALQQRAVVWAQRSVWFAAVAAVLVSIATPWISPRVFDLWFSLPNVFLLAPVPIMSAALFVVIAYSLPKLAQRQRNGNDNFCWIPFAATVGIVLLSFFGLVYSIFPHLVIDQLTIWQAASSTEALKIMFFGAALVLPTIIGYTIYSYRVFWGKAGELSYQ, translated from the coding sequence ATGGACTTGGCTTACTGGCTACCGGTCATTTTTGCGGCCTTAATGGTCATTTCGATGTTCGCCTATGTCATTCTCGATGGGTATGACCTTGGTGTCGGCATCTTGCTTGAGTTTGAAAGCAAGACCCAAGAAAAAGACAAAATGATCGCCGCGATTGGCCCATTTTGGGATGCCAATGAAACGTGGTTGGTCTTAGGCGTGGGCCTGCTGCTGGTCGCCTTCCCGATGGCGCATGGCGTGATTCTCACTGCGCTGTATCTGCCCGTGGCGCTGATGCTGCTGGGGCTGATTTTGCGCGGAGTGGCGTTTGATTTTCGCGTGAAAGCACAAGCGCATCACCAGCCGCTGTGGAATCGACTCTTTTTTGTCGGCTCATTACTCGCCACCGTATCACAAGGCGTGATGCTGGGCCGCTACCTCACCGGCTTTGACCCCGGCTGGGGCGCGTGGGGCTTTGCACTATTGGTTGGTGTCAGTCTGGTTGCCGCCTATGCGCTGATTGGCGCGAGCTGGCTGATCATGAAATCAACCGGCGCCTTGCAACAACGCGCCGTCGTATGGGCGCAGCGCAGCGTGTGGTTCGCCGCCGTAGCGGCAGTCTTGGTGTCGATCGCCACACCATGGATTAGCCCACGCGTGTTTGATTTGTGGTTTTCACTGCCGAATGTTTTCCTGCTTGCACCCGTACCGATCATGAGCGCCGCGCTATTTGTCGTGATCGCCTATTCGCTGCCAAAACTCGCGCAACGCCAGCGCAATGGCAACGATAATTTCTGCTGGATACCCTTTGCCGCGACCGTCGGGATTGTACTGTTGTCGTTTTTTGGCTTGGTGTACAGCATTTTCCCGCACTTGGTGATCGACCAGCTCACCATCTGGCAAGCCGCGAGCAGCACCGAGGCATTAAAAATCATGTTCTTTGGCGCGGCGCTGGTGCTACCGACCATTATTGGTTACACGATTTACTCGTATCGGGTGTTCTGGGGTAAGGCAGGCGAATTAAGTTACCAATAA
- a CDS encoding cytochrome ubiquinol oxidase subunit I encodes MPTDALLDPLVLARIQFAANITFHILFPTISIAMGWVLLFFKLRFNKTGDDKWMQAYGFWVKIFALTFALGVVSGITMSFQFGTNWPGFMMAVGNIAGPLLAYEVLTAFFLEATFLGIMLFGQKKVSNRMHTLATVLVAGGTTLSAFWIIVLNSWMQTPTGFEMINGQAHVTSWLAVIFNPSMPYRLTHMLIASGLTVAFLVAGVSAFQWLKGQRQAAVQAALKTGVFLAAVLIPLQIFVGDMHGLNTLKHQPAKIAAIEGVWHTERGAPLMLFALPNGETRSNDFAIGIPKVASLILTHDLNGEIKGLNEFTEHPPVAKVFWAFRIMAGVGMLMLLASWLAAWQIRRQGEPTPLVSKLLIGMTFSGWVATVAGWYVTEIGRQPWLVHGVLKTADAVSNVPSGMVLSTLVMYLALYVFLLGSYISVVFYMANKAGKATA; translated from the coding sequence ATGCCGACCGATGCCCTACTCGACCCGCTGGTGCTGGCGCGGATACAGTTTGCCGCCAATATCACATTTCATATTCTGTTCCCCACCATCAGCATTGCGATGGGCTGGGTGTTGTTGTTTTTCAAGCTGCGCTTTAACAAGACAGGCGATGACAAGTGGATGCAAGCCTATGGCTTCTGGGTGAAAATTTTTGCGCTGACCTTTGCGCTGGGGGTGGTCAGCGGCATTACGATGAGTTTTCAGTTTGGCACCAATTGGCCCGGCTTTATGATGGCCGTGGGCAATATCGCAGGGCCACTCCTAGCGTATGAAGTGCTAACGGCGTTTTTCCTTGAGGCAACTTTCCTGGGCATTATGCTGTTCGGGCAAAAAAAGGTTAGCAACCGCATGCATACGCTGGCCACCGTACTGGTAGCCGGAGGGACCACGCTATCCGCCTTCTGGATTATTGTGCTCAACTCGTGGATGCAAACGCCGACGGGCTTTGAAATGATCAACGGTCAAGCACATGTAACCAGCTGGCTAGCAGTGATTTTTAACCCATCGATGCCGTACCGCCTGACGCATATGCTGATAGCCTCAGGCCTGACGGTGGCATTTTTGGTTGCGGGTGTGTCAGCATTTCAGTGGCTTAAAGGCCAGCGCCAAGCCGCGGTTCAAGCGGCACTGAAAACGGGGGTGTTCTTAGCCGCAGTTTTGATTCCGCTGCAAATTTTTGTTGGCGATATGCATGGCTTGAACACGCTGAAACACCAACCCGCCAAAATCGCTGCAATCGAAGGCGTATGGCACACCGAGCGCGGCGCGCCGCTGATGTTGTTTGCGCTGCCCAATGGCGAAACGCGCAGCAATGACTTCGCCATCGGCATTCCCAAAGTTGCGAGCTTGATCTTGACGCACGATCTGAATGGCGAAATCAAAGGCCTTAACGAATTTACCGAGCACCCGCCGGTGGCGAAAGTCTTCTGGGCGTTTCGGATTATGGCTGGGGTGGGTATGTTGATGCTGCTCGCTAGCTGGTTGGCCGCGTGGCAAATACGTCGCCAAGGCGAGCCTACTCCACTCGTTAGCAAGCTACTGATCGGCATGACCTTTAGCGGTTGGGTCGCCACCGTGGCGGGCTGGTACGTCACCGAAATTGGTCGCCAGCCATGGCTGGTACACGGCGTACTAAAAACCGCCGATGCGGTATCGAATGTGCCTAGCGGCATGGTGCTGAGCACCTTGGTGATGTATCTGGCGCTGTATGTATTCTTGCTCGGCTCGTATATCTCGGTGGTGTTTTATATGGCCAACAAGGCGGGCAAAGCCACAGCCTAA
- a CDS encoding GbsR/MarR family transcriptional regulator, with protein MNLTPLIQSFVLHFGEMGSHWGINRTVGQMYALLFVSEKPLNADEMAEALGFSRSNISMGLKELVSWRLVKLQHLPGDRREYYSTPDDVWVIFQTLAEERKKREVDPTLTMLRGALLETPSNDADKHAQARMAQMHDLIDLTTSWFSDIQRLDVETLQKLMKLGAQVQKFLELKQKLPAFLGGSESNSDKE; from the coding sequence ATGAACCTCACACCACTCATCCAATCTTTTGTGCTGCACTTTGGCGAAATGGGCAGCCATTGGGGCATTAACCGCACCGTCGGCCAGATGTATGCACTGCTGTTCGTCAGCGAAAAGCCACTGAACGCGGACGAAATGGCCGAAGCACTGGGCTTTTCGCGCTCGAATATTTCGATGGGACTGAAAGAGCTGGTGTCGTGGCGGCTAGTGAAGTTGCAGCACTTGCCCGGTGATCGGCGCGAATACTATTCAACGCCCGACGATGTGTGGGTGATTTTTCAAACGCTGGCCGAAGAGCGCAAAAAACGGGAAGTCGACCCAACGCTGACGATGCTGCGCGGCGCACTACTAGAAACGCCGAGCAACGACGCTGACAAGCACGCGCAAGCGCGCATGGCACAAATGCACGATTTGATCGACCTAACGACCAGCTGGTTTAGCGATATTCAGCGCCTCGATGTGGAAACACTGCAAAAGCTGATGAAACTGGGCGCGCAGGTACAAAAATTTTTAGAGCTCAAGCAAAAACTACCCGCCTTTTTAGGTGGCAGTGAATCAAACAGCGATAAGGAATAA
- a CDS encoding TonB-dependent receptor domain-containing protein has protein sequence MTPRFSKLYLICLSAIATMAHADVTQLDEVVVTAARVAQPAREVVGDVTILTQQEIASQGNTSLPELLARQPGVQITSNGGAGKSGGVFIRGASANQTVVLIDGVRYGSATTGQAALQHLPLAQVDRIEILRGPAASLYGADAIGGVIQIFTKRGGKGFTPSVEVGYGTQNSVEASASLAGGNEQTRYSIGLAHSKTDGVSALVLPKYQKYNSDDDGYENNSLSANFSHQFNAANEVGASLLLAKVNNHYDNAYAAKYYDYRDEGTNGSATVWSKNQFTSNWTSKIQAGSSIDDSYSYAPAKTPALEETRIKTRQNQLAWQNDIKVGPGVATLGVETLVQDVSKTGGNYTVDHRRINSLLGGYLANLGDFTLQANLRSDDNSQFDRQTTGTLGGAWQATDNIQLGASYGTGYQAPTFNQLYWPNWGNPNLKPQESEGGEVFARYQTNQLKLGATLYRNEVKDFILNDRNAVKNVDKVRLSGLTLTADWAKDGLEAGFSYDYLDALDQKNDRQLELRAKNSGVVYAGLSTSQWRVRGEMQAQGQRFDDVYGEGRKTLAGYALFNLVGEYQVAKDWAVTARVNNVFDKEYTQVYDYSTVGLNGMLSVRWSPK, from the coding sequence ATGACACCGCGTTTTTCAAAGCTATACCTAATCTGTTTATCTGCCATCGCGACCATGGCACATGCTGATGTAACTCAACTCGACGAAGTTGTGGTCACGGCAGCCCGCGTGGCCCAGCCCGCGCGCGAAGTCGTTGGCGACGTCACGATTCTGACGCAACAAGAGATTGCCAGCCAAGGCAATACTAGCCTGCCTGAATTATTAGCGCGCCAACCGGGCGTGCAAATCACCAGCAACGGCGGCGCGGGCAAATCGGGCGGCGTGTTTATTCGCGGTGCCAGTGCAAACCAAACTGTGGTGCTGATCGACGGCGTACGCTATGGCTCGGCAACCACTGGGCAAGCGGCCTTACAGCATTTGCCGCTGGCACAAGTTGATCGGATTGAAATCTTGCGCGGCCCTGCTGCGAGCTTGTACGGTGCGGATGCGATTGGTGGCGTGATTCAGATTTTCACCAAACGCGGCGGCAAGGGTTTTACACCTAGCGTCGAAGTTGGCTACGGCACACAAAACAGCGTCGAGGCCAGCGCAAGTTTGGCGGGCGGCAACGAGCAAACACGTTACTCAATTGGCCTCGCGCACAGCAAAACCGACGGCGTGAGCGCCTTGGTGTTACCGAAATACCAGAAATACAATAGCGATGATGATGGCTACGAAAACAATAGCCTATCGGCCAATTTCAGCCATCAATTTAACGCGGCCAACGAAGTTGGTGCTAGCTTGTTGCTGGCCAAAGTAAACAACCACTACGACAACGCGTACGCGGCGAAATACTACGATTACCGCGACGAAGGCACCAACGGTAGCGCGACGGTGTGGAGCAAAAACCAGTTCACCAGCAATTGGACCAGCAAAATCCAAGCCGGTAGCAGTATCGACGATAGCTACAGCTACGCGCCAGCCAAAACGCCAGCGTTGGAAGAAACGCGCATCAAAACTCGCCAAAACCAATTGGCGTGGCAGAACGACATTAAAGTGGGCCCCGGTGTGGCGACCTTGGGCGTAGAAACCTTGGTGCAAGACGTGTCGAAAACCGGCGGCAACTACACGGTAGATCACCGTCGTATCAATAGTCTGCTGGGCGGCTATTTGGCCAATTTGGGCGACTTTACGCTACAAGCCAATCTGCGTAGCGATGACAATTCGCAATTTGATCGCCAAACCACCGGCACCTTGGGCGGCGCGTGGCAAGCAACGGATAACATCCAATTGGGCGCCAGCTACGGCACCGGTTACCAAGCGCCAACGTTTAACCAACTGTATTGGCCAAACTGGGGTAACCCAAACCTGAAACCGCAAGAATCAGAAGGCGGTGAAGTATTTGCGCGTTACCAAACTAATCAGCTGAAACTGGGCGCCACGCTGTATCGCAATGAAGTGAAAGACTTTATTTTGAACGATCGTAATGCCGTCAAAAACGTGGATAAAGTGCGCCTGTCAGGTCTGACCTTAACGGCCGATTGGGCCAAAGACGGTCTGGAAGCGGGCTTTAGCTACGATTACCTTGATGCGCTGGATCAGAAAAATGATCGCCAGCTTGAATTGCGCGCGAAAAATTCAGGCGTGGTTTACGCCGGTTTGAGTACCAGTCAATGGCGCGTCCGCGGTGAAATGCAGGCACAAGGCCAGCGCTTTGATGATGTGTACGGTGAAGGACGCAAGACTTTAGCGGGCTACGCGCTGTTTAATCTGGTTGGCGAATATCAAGTGGCCAAAGACTGGGCCGTGACCGCTCGTGTGAACAACGTGTTTGATAAAGAGTACACGCAAGTGTACGACTACAGCACCGTTGGCCTGAACGGCATGCTGAGCGTGCGCTGGTCGCCGAAGTAA
- the cbiB gene encoding adenosylcobinamide-phosphate synthase CbiB, whose product MLLLHSPLMLLLALAFGLALEWRIGEPRRFHPLVGFGGWVKRLEQRLNHFSRHGKYTGIALGAFSVLILVAIPCVIYGLIQTYLLRLSTDDFNWISALLVLLNGAALWFALGANSLLSHVRAIATPLIAGDVPAARVALSMIVSRDCSQLTETEIAKGAIESNLENGADAIFSTLFWFMLLGGLGAIAHRLANTLDAMWGYRTPRFNYFGRCAARLDDVLNFTPARLTALSYTLLGQTRAAWQSWRTQAPQWDSPNAGPVMAAGAGALGITLGGNAIYHGQIEQRTDLGAGPAPQAGDIARSMMLVKKTLALWLLCCVALLLLAWVIG is encoded by the coding sequence ATGTTGCTACTGCACTCGCCATTGATGTTATTGCTGGCGCTGGCCTTTGGGCTGGCGCTGGAGTGGCGTATTGGCGAGCCACGCCGTTTTCACCCGCTGGTGGGCTTTGGCGGGTGGGTGAAACGGCTGGAGCAGCGGCTAAATCACTTCAGTCGCCATGGAAAATATACGGGTATTGCGCTGGGGGCTTTTTCAGTATTGATCTTGGTGGCAATACCCTGTGTTATATATGGTTTGATACAAACCTATCTGCTGCGATTAAGTACAGATGATTTTAATTGGATCAGTGCGCTGCTGGTGCTGCTCAATGGGGCTGCACTGTGGTTTGCGCTCGGCGCCAATAGTCTGCTGTCGCATGTGCGAGCGATTGCCACGCCATTAATCGCCGGCGATGTACCCGCTGCGCGCGTGGCGCTGAGCATGATTGTTAGCCGTGATTGCAGCCAGCTCACTGAAACCGAAATCGCCAAGGGCGCGATTGAGTCCAACCTAGAAAACGGCGCTGACGCGATATTTTCCACTTTGTTTTGGTTTATGTTACTCGGCGGGCTTGGTGCGATTGCGCACCGGCTGGCCAACACGCTCGATGCGATGTGGGGCTATCGCACGCCGCGTTTTAATTATTTTGGCCGCTGCGCCGCGCGGCTTGATGATGTGCTTAATTTTACTCCTGCCCGATTAACCGCTTTGTCATATACCTTGCTCGGTCAAACTCGTGCGGCATGGCAAAGCTGGCGCACTCAAGCCCCACAATGGGATAGCCCGAATGCTGGCCCGGTGATGGCGGCGGGCGCGGGCGCTTTGGGCATCACCTTGGGCGGTAATGCGATTTACCACGGCCAGATCGAGCAACGCACCGATTTGGGCGCTGGGCCAGCGCCGCAGGCGGGCGATATTGCCCGTAGTATGATGCTGGTGAAAAAAACGCTGGCGCTGTGGCTGCTTTGTTGCGTAGCCTTGCTGCTACTCGCATGGGTGATCGGTTGA
- the cobD gene encoding threonine-phosphate decarboxylase CobD, whose translation MNSAPRHGGNLRTLMANFGGTLADWIDCSTGIAPYSYSLPQMPVEVAQRLPHPTAEFEQVVADYYGSRAFMPVAGSQAAIAALPTMRSAGKVGVLRASYAEHAWRWQLAGHTVVTLNPNEIEYAVQHLDVLVLVNPNNPDGLIWSRETLLALHHTLAARGGWLIIDEAFIDAIDGAGAQSLCADAEREGLIVLRSVGKFFGLAGVRLGFVFAHAALRERLAQQIGPWNVSGPALWAGQLALADRAWQGAQRTRLAADGAWLSALLTEVGLPPRGSHPLMQFCLVKNIDQWGYALACNKIYSRPFNTLDIGVDAIRFGALALDQRATFEQRLRLAASQVA comes from the coding sequence ATGAATAGCGCACCACGGCACGGCGGCAATTTACGTACTTTGATGGCCAATTTTGGCGGCACACTGGCCGACTGGATCGACTGCTCGACCGGCATTGCGCCGTATAGCTACTCCTTGCCTCAAATGCCGGTTGAAGTGGCGCAGCGCCTGCCGCACCCGACCGCCGAGTTTGAACAAGTTGTCGCCGACTATTACGGTAGCCGCGCATTTATGCCGGTCGCTGGTTCGCAAGCGGCGATTGCTGCGCTACCGACGATGCGCAGCGCAGGCAAAGTCGGCGTGCTGCGTGCCTCGTACGCCGAGCACGCGTGGCGCTGGCAATTGGCTGGCCATACGGTGGTGACGCTCAACCCCAATGAAATTGAATATGCCGTCCAACATCTAGATGTGCTGGTGCTGGTGAACCCGAATAATCCCGATGGGCTGATTTGGTCACGCGAGACCCTATTGGCCTTGCACCACACCTTGGCCGCGCGCGGCGGTTGGTTGATTATCGACGAAGCCTTTATCGACGCGATTGATGGCGCTGGTGCGCAGAGTTTATGCGCGGATGCAGAGCGAGAAGGGCTGATCGTGCTCCGTTCGGTGGGTAAATTTTTTGGCCTAGCCGGTGTGCGCCTTGGCTTTGTGTTTGCGCACGCAGCACTGCGCGAGAGGCTGGCGCAGCAAATCGGGCCGTGGAATGTCAGCGGCCCCGCGCTGTGGGCAGGCCAATTGGCCTTGGCTGATCGCGCTTGGCAAGGCGCGCAACGTACGCGCTTGGCCGCCGATGGCGCATGGCTGTCCGCTTTGCTCACTGAAGTGGGCTTGCCGCCACGCGGCAGCCATCCGCTGATGCAGTTTTGCCTAGTGAAAAATATTGATCAATGGGGGTATGCCTTGGCGTGCAATAAAATCTATAGTCGCCCATTCAATACCCTCGATATTGGCGTTGACGCTATTCGCTTCGGCGCGCTCGCACTCGATCAGCGCGCCACGTTTGAACAACGCTTGCGCCTAGCCGCCAGCCAAGTCGCCTAA
- a CDS encoding ABC transporter substrate-binding protein, translating to MKGPQRITCLSSETVEVLYALGQQHRIAGITAFARHPAGVTKNHPIISGFSTAKADKIFAVEPDLILAYSSLQGEIVKECILAGYEVHFFNQKSIAGIFNMIRTLGLLLDCSERAETLIAQLQSQLDNARFVAATFSQRPRVYFEEWHTPLYTGIRWVSELIAIAGGVDVFDDISHAPRAKDRAVMPEQVIAAAPELILGSWCGQKFDTQAVMQREGWQHIPAVAQRQVFEIASEDLLVPGITAISRGLPLIQSYIRDFQHV from the coding sequence ATGAAAGGCCCGCAACGCATTACTTGTTTGAGTAGTGAAACCGTCGAAGTGCTGTATGCGCTGGGGCAGCAGCATCGCATCGCTGGCATTACCGCTTTTGCGCGCCATCCGGCGGGCGTGACCAAGAATCACCCGATCATTAGCGGTTTTTCGACCGCCAAAGCCGACAAAATCTTTGCTGTTGAGCCTGATCTGATTCTGGCGTATTCCAGCTTGCAAGGCGAGATTGTTAAAGAATGCATTTTAGCCGGTTATGAGGTGCATTTTTTCAATCAAAAATCCATCGCCGGTATTTTCAATATGATCCGCACACTGGGCTTGCTACTCGATTGCAGCGAACGTGCCGAAACATTGATCGCCCAGCTACAAAGCCAGCTCGACAATGCCCGCTTTGTCGCCGCAACATTCAGCCAGCGCCCGAGAGTGTATTTCGAAGAATGGCATACGCCGTTGTATACCGGCATACGCTGGGTATCCGAGCTGATCGCGATTGCTGGTGGCGTTGATGTCTTTGACGATATTTCACATGCGCCACGCGCCAAAGATCGCGCCGTGATGCCCGAGCAGGTGATCGCCGCTGCACCTGAGCTGATTTTGGGTAGTTGGTGCGGGCAAAAATTTGATACACAAGCGGTAATGCAACGTGAGGGCTGGCAACACATTCCCGCCGTTGCGCAGCGCCAAGTATTTGAAATCGCTAGCGAAGATTTGCTGGTGCCCGGCATTACCGCGATTTCGCGTGGCCTGCCGCTGATTCAATCCTATATTCGAGATTTTCAACATGTCTGA
- the cobO gene encoding cob(I)yrinic acid a,c-diamide adenosyltransferase, translating to MSEQSRNERHAARMQRKKAIIDQHIAEANIDTGIMILLTGNGKGKSSSAFGMVARAIGHGMKVGVVQFIKNRTDTGEEAFLGKHCEWHVMGDGFTWETQNFEADKARSEEAWAMAVKMLNDPSYDVVVLDELTYCLSYGYLDKTTIVRDIESRPEMQHVVVTGRAAVAELREIADTITELNDEKHAYKAGIRAQKGLEW from the coding sequence ATGTCTGAACAAAGCCGTAACGAGCGCCATGCCGCGCGCATGCAACGTAAAAAAGCCATCATCGACCAGCATATCGCCGAAGCGAATATCGACACCGGCATCATGATTTTGCTCACCGGCAACGGCAAAGGGAAATCATCATCGGCCTTTGGCATGGTGGCGCGTGCGATTGGCCACGGCATGAAAGTGGGCGTGGTGCAATTTATTAAAAACCGCACCGACACCGGCGAAGAAGCTTTTTTGGGTAAACACTGCGAATGGCATGTGATGGGCGACGGGTTTACGTGGGAGACACAAAATTTCGAAGCCGACAAAGCACGCTCTGAAGAAGCGTGGGCGATGGCCGTCAAAATGCTGAACGATCCAAGTTACGACGTGGTCGTGCTCGACGAGCTGACCTATTGCTTGTCATATGGTTATCTCGATAAAACCACCATCGTGCGCGACATCGAATCGCGCCCAGAAATGCAGCATGTCGTCGTCACCGGCCGTGCGGCGGTAGCCGAATTGCGCGAAATTGCCGACACGATTACTGAACTGAACGACGAGAAGCATGCTTACAAAGCGGGGATCAGAGCCCAGAAAGGCTTGGAGTGGTAA
- a CDS encoding YiiD C-terminal domain-containing protein, translating into MSELKSLLKKTLHEEIPLTREICISVITASPQLIELSAPLAPNINHKCTAFGGSLYAVAVLAGWSMVFARLHAAGLHAHIVIQDAQIEYLLPVVETINARCELVSNVEFDRCLKLFSRKGRGRIALDVQIVTQQGLAVRFCGNYVIHV; encoded by the coding sequence ATGTCTGAATTGAAAAGCTTGTTAAAAAAAACACTCCACGAAGAAATCCCGCTAACGCGCGAAATTTGCATTTCAGTCATCACCGCCAGCCCGCAACTGATCGAGCTGTCCGCGCCGCTAGCGCCAAACATTAACCACAAATGCACGGCATTTGGCGGGAGTTTGTACGCGGTGGCGGTATTGGCGGGTTGGAGCATGGTCTTTGCCCGCCTGCACGCCGCCGGTCTGCACGCGCATATCGTGATTCAGGACGCACAGATTGAATATTTACTGCCTGTGGTTGAAACCATCAACGCACGCTGTGAATTGGTAAGTAATGTTGAGTTTGATCGTTGCCTGAAACTATTTAGCCGCAAAGGGCGAGGGCGGATTGCGCTGGATGTGCAGATCGTCACGCAGCAGGGGCTGGCGGTGAGGTTTTGTGGGAATTATGTTATTCATGTGTAG
- a CDS encoding cobyrinate a,c-diamide synthase, whose product MSEMNNFVTSCILIAAPSSGSGKTTITAGLAWLYRRQGKRVKVFKCGPDFLDPLLLGFASGSPVDNLDLWLVGEDLCRQMLAEAARDYDVVLIESVMGLFDGEPSTADLAVKFGLPVLAVIDAGAMAQTFGALAFGLAHYRADLPFYGVLANKVAGERHAQMLQESAKSEHWMGWAGKVEPLPERHLGLALPEEIPDLAAKLDAIADALATQPIAQLAKPIAMAAPVCFEVKPLLAGKRIAIARDAAFCFIYPANLRCLELLGAELRFFSPLAHESLPECDAVYLAGGYPELHADTLAAHPSIRTDLAAHIAAKKPIWAECGGMLALGDSLTLVDGSVKPMWGLFPARATMQTRLAALGSQSLNFGSGGDGEIRGHTFHYSTMATEMTPVAYGAPCRLGSNGEALYTHGYIRASYIHAWFMSNPVATAALFGAVV is encoded by the coding sequence ATGTCTGAAATGAATAACTTTGTTACCAGTTGCATACTGATTGCAGCGCCTTCATCAGGCTCAGGCAAAACCACCATCACCGCTGGTTTAGCGTGGCTGTATCGCCGCCAAGGCAAGCGCGTCAAAGTGTTTAAATGCGGGCCGGATTTTCTCGACCCACTGCTGCTCGGTTTTGCCAGTGGCTCACCGGTGGATAATCTCGATTTATGGCTGGTCGGTGAAGATCTGTGCCGCCAGATGCTGGCTGAAGCTGCCCGTGATTACGATGTGGTGCTGATCGAATCGGTAATGGGCTTGTTTGATGGCGAGCCGAGCACGGCTGATTTGGCGGTGAAGTTTGGCTTGCCAGTGCTGGCGGTGATCGACGCGGGCGCGATGGCGCAGACCTTTGGCGCGCTGGCGTTTGGCCTAGCGCATTATCGAGCTGATTTGCCGTTTTATGGCGTGTTGGCCAATAAGGTAGCTGGTGAGCGCCATGCGCAGATGCTGCAAGAGTCGGCTAAATCTGAACACTGGATGGGTTGGGCCGGAAAAGTCGAGCCCTTGCCTGAGCGTCATTTGGGTTTGGCCTTACCCGAAGAAATCCCCGATCTGGCGGCCAAGCTTGATGCGATTGCCGATGCCTTGGCGACTCAGCCCATTGCGCAATTAGCTAAGCCAATTGCAATGGCTGCGCCTGTTTGTTTTGAAGTTAAACCGCTGCTTGCTGGCAAGCGCATCGCTATCGCGCGTGATGCGGCGTTTTGTTTTATTTACCCGGCCAATTTACGCTGCTTGGAATTGCTCGGCGCTGAATTGCGATTCTTCTCGCCACTGGCGCACGAGTCTTTGCCAGAATGCGATGCGGTGTATCTGGCGGGCGGCTACCCCGAGTTGCACGCCGATACCTTGGCGGCGCACCCGAGTATTCGTACCGACTTGGCTGCGCATATCGCGGCGAAAAAACCAATTTGGGCTGAATGCGGCGGCATGCTGGCGTTGGGCGATTCGCTTACTTTGGTCGATGGCAGCGTCAAACCGATGTGGGGCTTATTCCCCGCACGCGCCACGATGCAAACGCGCTTGGCCGCGCTGGGTTCGCAAAGCTTGAACTTCGGCTCAGGCGGCGACGGCGAAATTCGCGGGCATACTTTCCATTATTCAACTATGGCGACTGAAATGACCCCCGTTGCGTATGGTGCGCCATGCCGCTTAGGATCTAATGGTGAGGCACTATACACACATGGGTATATTCGCGCTTCGTATATCCACGCTTGGTTTATGAGTAATCCGGTGGCAACTGCTGCCTTGTTTGGAGCCGTAGTATGA